In one Chitinivorax sp. PXF-14 genomic region, the following are encoded:
- a CDS encoding OmpW family protein: MKTFAMAMLGAALVLPTVAHADQGDILVRGRIAYVKPDVKSKLSNLDVKDDTIPELDFSYFVHKNAAVELILGTSRHEVTLGGASLGKVSVLPPTLTVQYHPTPEATVRPYFGAGLNYTRFYRIGLANGALTIDKNSFGPALQAGLDISIDKRSFVNFDAKKIWMKTDVKDSAGSTVTELKLDPYVLSVGYGWRF, from the coding sequence ATGAAGACCTTCGCCATGGCCATGCTGGGCGCCGCCCTCGTTCTGCCGACTGTTGCACACGCCGACCAAGGCGACATCCTAGTACGTGGCCGCATCGCCTACGTGAAGCCGGATGTGAAGTCCAAGCTGTCCAATCTCGACGTCAAGGACGACACGATTCCCGAACTCGATTTCTCCTACTTCGTGCACAAAAATGCTGCGGTCGAACTGATCCTCGGCACATCGCGCCACGAAGTCACGCTCGGCGGCGCATCGCTCGGCAAGGTCAGCGTGCTGCCACCGACCCTGACCGTGCAATACCACCCGACGCCTGAGGCAACGGTTCGCCCCTACTTCGGTGCCGGCCTCAACTACACCCGCTTCTACCGCATCGGCCTCGCCAACGGCGCGCTCACGATCGACAAGAATAGCTTCGGCCCCGCGCTGCAAGCCGGCCTCGACATCTCGATCGACAAGCGCAGCTTCGTCAACTTCGACGCCAAGAAGATCTGGATGAAGACCGACGTCAAGGACAGCGCCGGCTCGACCGTCACCGAACTGAAGCTCGATCCCTACGTGCTCAGCGTAGGCTATGGCTGGCGCTTCTAA
- a CDS encoding 3-hydroxybutyrate oligomer hydrolase family protein, which yields MNQAGFKLKLAAALVSLALAACGGGGGEGDALSGTLGGTAATGAAIAGATIKLKDANGTEHTATTGADGSFSINLDGLHAPLIIEVATADGVLLHSLANVGDLKGPVNVNPVTELVVQRVLGANTAAAYQQAAQKALAQDKLTAADSEVRQALIDGGALPKDFAGDFRHGAMQIGDDLDRTLDTLGLLKEATVGNSGALNLKLINRKPAFINGDVVKHSYDGASDDLLTAGLGKSGLAGAQPLYANAAQPTAAELRRNAIWNQYRALVDISAAGGYGRLWGPNIDRNGVDTQTEGKIAGTEYTAYAGDRSGNENVVLMVQVPASFDPQAPCVVTATSSGSRGIYGAIGTAGEWGLKHGCAVAYSDKGTGAGVYDLTADTVMLQDGTRTTADAAGKLSHFTARLSAKARTDFNDAYPNRLAVKHAHSQQNPERDWGRNTLDAVRFAYYVLNEQFGSDAGNGLHYRDGVKPKSTLVIASSVSNGGGAAIAAAEQDGGGLINGVAVSEPNVQPDKVDGLSIKQGSTVAPLIGKPLMDYISYANLYQPCAAQASSIAGLNAPYNTVNVARAAERCSQLAAKGLVKGTTLVDQAQDALDKLHAYGWTPESDVAQPFQYAFNATQAIAVTYANAYARASVADNLCGFSFAYVDATFKPTAVNQTALVRAYATLNGVPPSDGLSLIYNASLGGAIREDLAFNAAGKQDYNLDGALCLRRLATGIDPVSGARLTGQDNALYEHVRDGVRQTLRSGKLHGKPVLIVTGRSDALLPPNHASRAYVAAHKAVDGASSKLSYIEVTHGQHFDAFLASGDIAGVASGFGTRFVPVHYYFNQALDAMYAYLKNGTALPASQVVRATPRAAQADQLTTANLPPIVSTPAAADAIGFSANTLLIPQ from the coding sequence ATGAACCAAGCTGGATTCAAGCTCAAACTGGCCGCCGCGCTGGTGTCGCTGGCGCTGGCCGCCTGTGGTGGCGGGGGCGGTGAGGGCGATGCGCTGAGCGGCACGCTCGGCGGGACGGCGGCGACCGGCGCCGCCATCGCCGGGGCCACGATCAAGCTCAAGGATGCCAACGGCACCGAGCACACCGCCACGACGGGCGCCGATGGCAGCTTCAGCATCAATCTCGACGGCCTGCACGCGCCGCTGATCATCGAGGTGGCCACGGCAGACGGCGTGCTGCTGCATTCGCTGGCCAATGTCGGCGACCTCAAGGGGCCGGTCAACGTCAACCCGGTCACCGAGCTGGTCGTCCAGCGTGTGCTCGGCGCCAATACGGCCGCGGCCTACCAGCAGGCGGCACAGAAGGCGCTGGCGCAGGACAAGCTCACGGCCGCTGACAGCGAGGTGCGCCAGGCGCTGATCGATGGCGGCGCGCTGCCCAAGGATTTCGCCGGCGATTTCCGCCATGGCGCGATGCAGATCGGCGACGACCTCGACCGCACGCTCGACACGCTCGGTCTGCTCAAGGAGGCCACCGTCGGCAACAGTGGCGCGCTCAACCTCAAGCTGATCAACCGCAAGCCGGCCTTCATCAACGGCGACGTGGTCAAGCACAGCTACGACGGCGCGAGCGACGACCTGCTCACTGCTGGCCTCGGCAAGAGCGGCCTGGCCGGCGCGCAGCCGCTCTACGCCAACGCAGCCCAGCCGACAGCCGCCGAGCTGCGCCGCAACGCGATCTGGAACCAGTATCGTGCGCTCGTCGACATCTCCGCCGCCGGTGGCTATGGCCGGCTGTGGGGCCCCAATATCGACAGGAACGGCGTCGATACCCAGACCGAAGGCAAGATCGCCGGCACCGAGTACACGGCCTATGCCGGCGACCGCTCGGGTAACGAGAATGTCGTGCTGATGGTGCAGGTGCCGGCCAGCTTCGATCCCCAGGCGCCATGTGTGGTCACCGCCACCTCGAGCGGCTCGCGCGGCATTTATGGTGCGATCGGCACGGCCGGCGAGTGGGGACTCAAGCATGGCTGCGCCGTCGCCTACAGCGACAAGGGCACGGGCGCCGGCGTCTACGATCTGACCGCCGACACCGTGATGCTGCAGGACGGCACGCGCACCACGGCCGATGCCGCTGGCAAGTTGTCGCACTTCACCGCGCGCCTGTCGGCCAAGGCACGTACCGATTTCAACGATGCCTATCCCAACCGGCTGGCGGTCAAGCACGCCCACTCGCAGCAGAACCCCGAGCGCGATTGGGGCCGTAACACGCTCGATGCGGTGCGTTTCGCCTACTACGTGCTGAACGAGCAGTTCGGCTCCGATGCCGGCAACGGCCTGCACTACCGCGATGGCGTGAAGCCCAAGAGCACGCTCGTCATTGCCTCCAGCGTATCGAATGGCGGCGGCGCCGCGATTGCCGCCGCCGAGCAGGATGGCGGCGGCCTCATCAATGGCGTGGCGGTGAGCGAGCCCAATGTGCAGCCCGACAAGGTCGACGGCCTGAGCATCAAGCAGGGCAGCACGGTGGCGCCGCTGATCGGCAAGCCGCTGATGGATTACATCAGCTACGCCAACCTGTACCAGCCGTGCGCCGCGCAGGCGAGCTCGATCGCCGGCCTCAACGCGCCCTACAACACCGTCAACGTCGCGCGCGCCGCCGAGCGCTGCAGCCAGCTGGCCGCCAAGGGGCTGGTGAAGGGCACGACACTGGTCGACCAGGCGCAGGATGCGCTTGACAAGCTGCACGCCTACGGCTGGACGCCCGAGAGCGACGTCGCCCAGCCGTTCCAGTACGCCTTCAACGCCACGCAGGCCATCGCCGTCACCTATGCCAACGCCTATGCCAGGGCCAGCGTCGCCGACAATCTGTGCGGCTTCAGCTTTGCCTATGTCGATGCCACCTTCAAGCCGACGGCAGTCAACCAGACCGCGCTGGTGCGCGCCTATGCCACGCTCAATGGCGTGCCGCCGTCCGACGGTCTGAGCCTGATCTACAACGCGAGCCTGGGCGGTGCGATCCGCGAGGACCTGGCCTTCAACGCGGCCGGCAAGCAGGACTACAACCTTGACGGCGCGTTGTGCCTGCGCCGGCTCGCCACCGGCATCGACCCGGTCAGCGGTGCCAGGCTGACCGGCCAGGACAACGCGCTGTACGAGCATGTGCGCGATGGTGTGCGGCAGACGCTGCGTAGCGGCAAGCTGCACGGTAAGCCCGTGCTCATCGTCACCGGCCGCTCGGATGCGCTGCTGCCGCCCAACCATGCCTCGCGTGCCTACGTCGCCGCCCACAAGGCGGTGGACGGCGCCAGCAGCAAGCTCAGCTACATCGAGGTCACCCATGGCCAGCATTTCGACGCATTCCTTGCCAGCGGCGACATTGCCGGCGTGGCGAGCGGCTTCGGCACCCGCTTCGTGCCGGTGCACTACTACTTCAACCAGGCGCTCGATGCCATGTACGCCTATTTGAAGAACGGCACGGCGCTGCCCGCGAGCCAGGTGGTGCGCGCTACGCCACGTGCCGCGCAGGCCGATCAGCTGACGACGGCTAACCTGCCTCCGATCGTGAGCACGCCGGCGGCAGCCGATGCCATCGGCTTCAGCGCCAACACGTTGCTGATACCCCAGTAA
- a CDS encoding branched-chain amino acid ABC transporter permease: MSRNTWIVLALLGVLAPFVIYPVFAMEMLCFALFAAAFNLLLGYGGLLSFGHAAFFGSGAYLCGVAARDWGLTPELSILLGGVAGLVLGLAFGLVAIRRQGIYFAMVTLALAQIVFFVALKTPVTGGEDGLQGIPQGKVFGLIDLATTYEVAGQSLPLNLYYFVFAVFAACLWLIYRTVNSPYGQVMAAVRENEPRALSLGYRVDRYKLGLFVMSAGLAGVAGATKAIVMQLASLTDVSWQMSGEVVLMTLLGGMGTITGPVLGAAIVRWLHNQLAALGATSADLSPLLKIFLSVNVVIGLIFIASVLLFRRGIVGELGRLFKRSF; the protein is encoded by the coding sequence ATGAGCAGGAATACCTGGATCGTACTGGCGCTGCTCGGCGTGCTGGCGCCGTTCGTGATCTATCCCGTGTTCGCGATGGAGATGCTGTGCTTCGCCCTGTTTGCGGCGGCGTTCAACCTGCTGCTCGGCTACGGCGGCCTGCTGTCGTTCGGGCATGCCGCGTTCTTCGGCAGCGGCGCCTACCTGTGCGGCGTGGCGGCGCGCGACTGGGGGCTGACGCCCGAGCTCAGCATCCTGCTCGGTGGTGTGGCCGGATTGGTGCTGGGGCTGGCGTTCGGCCTGGTGGCGATTCGCCGCCAGGGCATCTACTTCGCCATGGTGACGCTGGCGCTGGCGCAGATCGTGTTCTTCGTCGCGCTCAAGACCCCCGTTACCGGCGGCGAGGATGGGCTGCAAGGCATCCCGCAGGGCAAGGTGTTCGGCCTGATCGACCTCGCCACCACCTACGAGGTGGCCGGGCAGAGCCTGCCGCTCAATCTTTATTACTTCGTGTTTGCCGTGTTCGCGGCCTGTCTGTGGCTGATCTACCGCACCGTCAACTCGCCCTATGGCCAGGTGATGGCCGCGGTGCGCGAGAACGAGCCGCGTGCGCTGAGCCTCGGCTACCGGGTCGACCGCTACAAGCTGGGGCTGTTCGTGATGTCGGCCGGGCTTGCGGGCGTGGCCGGCGCCACCAAGGCCATCGTGATGCAGCTCGCCTCGCTGACCGACGTCAGCTGGCAGATGTCCGGCGAAGTGGTGCTGATGACGCTGCTGGGCGGCATGGGCACCATCACCGGCCCGGTGCTCGGCGCGGCCATCGTGCGCTGGCTGCACAACCAGCTGGCCGCGCTCGGCGCCACCTCGGCCGATCTGTCGCCGCTGCTCAAGATATTCCTGTCGGTCAACGTGGTGATCGGCCTGATCTTCATCGCCAGCGTGCTGCTGTTCCGCCGCGGCATCGTCGGCGAGCTCGGCCGGCTGTTCAAGCGCTCGTTCTGA
- the fabG gene encoding 3-oxoacyl-ACP reductase FabG, with translation MRLKDKVSIITGAANGIGRATALKFVREGARVTLADLNQSALNDVLADIRELGGDAIACVVNVTSQVQIDDMVQRTLARWGRVDVLVNNAGIVADARLQKMTDEQFDRVIDINLKGVYRCTKAVVDIMVGQGSGSILNASSVVGLYGNFGQTNYAAAKFGVIGFTKTWAKELGPKGIRVNAVCPGFIATTILDSMPEKVIQQMEEKVPLRRLGTPEEMANVYAFLASDEASYINGAAIEATGGVML, from the coding sequence ATGCGACTCAAAGACAAGGTTTCCATCATCACTGGCGCGGCCAACGGCATCGGCCGTGCCACTGCACTGAAGTTCGTGCGGGAAGGCGCACGCGTCACGCTCGCCGACCTCAACCAGTCCGCGCTCAACGACGTGCTGGCCGATATCCGTGAGCTCGGCGGCGACGCCATTGCCTGTGTGGTCAACGTCACCAGCCAGGTGCAGATCGACGACATGGTGCAGCGGACGCTCGCGCGCTGGGGCCGTGTGGATGTGCTGGTGAACAACGCCGGCATCGTCGCCGACGCCAGGCTACAGAAGATGACCGACGAGCAGTTCGACCGCGTCATCGACATCAACCTGAAGGGCGTCTATCGCTGCACCAAGGCCGTGGTCGACATCATGGTCGGGCAGGGCAGCGGCAGCATCCTCAATGCCAGCTCAGTGGTTGGCCTCTACGGCAACTTCGGGCAGACCAACTACGCCGCTGCCAAGTTCGGCGTCATCGGCTTCACCAAGACCTGGGCCAAGGAGCTCGGTCCCAAGGGCATCCGCGTCAACGCGGTGTGTCCGGGCTTCATCGCCACGACGATACTCGACAGCATGCCCGAAAAGGTGATCCAGCAGATGGAAGAGAAAGTGCCGCTGCGCCGCCTGGGCACGCCGGAGGAAATGGCGAACGTCTACGCATTCCTCGCCTCGGACGAGGCCAGCTACATCAACGGCGCCGCCATCGAAGCGACAGGAGGCGTGATGCTGTAA